In Sutterella faecalis, a genomic segment contains:
- a CDS encoding amidohydrolase, whose translation MAEIYDPQALRRELHEMPELALHEEKTAAYVAEKLEALGIETHRNVGGTTGVLGIIRGKEPGPVMMLRADMDALPFVIDGKPCCIHACGHDGHTAMLLAAASRLKDNVRRGTLKLLFQPAEETIEGAPEMIRAGVIDDVDMILGAHIRPIQDVPAGKLCPAVRHTASATVFVEIEGRGAHASRPHLGINAIDVSCAVIEGVQAIWLDPKMSWSSKATQIHADAGATNTVPDKARITFDVRAQTNDLMDALLKRMEEVVNGTAAAFGAKGKLIRNSLCPACWYDDDFTAEVADAIRETAGEENLAHDCGGGGEDFHFYKLHRPEMKAAYFGVGVGATPGLHAATMHFDDSLLKLGVNVFENMVLRHLG comes from the coding sequence ATGGCAGAGATTTATGATCCCCAGGCGCTTCGCCGCGAACTTCACGAGATGCCCGAACTTGCGCTCCATGAAGAGAAGACCGCCGCGTATGTTGCAGAGAAGCTTGAAGCACTCGGGATTGAGACCCACCGCAATGTGGGCGGAACAACCGGGGTTCTCGGCATCATTCGCGGCAAGGAACCCGGTCCCGTGATGATGCTTCGTGCGGATATGGATGCGCTTCCTTTCGTAATTGACGGCAAGCCCTGCTGCATTCACGCCTGCGGGCACGACGGCCACACGGCAATGCTGCTTGCAGCGGCAAGCCGCCTGAAGGACAATGTCCGCCGCGGCACGCTGAAGCTCCTCTTCCAGCCTGCCGAGGAAACGATCGAGGGTGCTCCCGAAATGATCAGGGCGGGCGTCATCGACGACGTGGACATGATCCTCGGCGCTCATATTCGCCCGATTCAGGATGTGCCTGCAGGGAAGCTTTGCCCGGCAGTCCGCCACACGGCTTCCGCTACCGTCTTTGTCGAAATTGAGGGCCGCGGTGCTCACGCCTCGCGGCCGCATCTCGGCATCAACGCGATTGATGTTTCCTGCGCCGTCATCGAGGGCGTTCAGGCGATCTGGCTTGATCCGAAGATGTCATGGTCGTCCAAGGCCACGCAGATTCATGCCGACGCGGGAGCAACCAATACGGTTCCCGATAAGGCCCGCATTACCTTCGACGTTCGTGCGCAGACGAACGACTTGATGGATGCGCTGTTGAAGCGCATGGAAGAGGTTGTGAACGGCACTGCGGCAGCCTTCGGCGCAAAGGGAAAGCTGATTCGAAATTCCTTATGCCCGGCCTGCTGGTACGACGACGACTTCACCGCAGAGGTTGCAGATGCGATCCGCGAGACTGCGGGCGAAGAAAATCTCGCTCACGACTGCGGAGGCGGCGGCGAGGACTTCCACTTCTATAAGCTCCATCGCCCCGAAATGAAGGCCGCCTACTTCGGCGTCGGCGTGGGCGCGACGCCGGGGCTCCACGCGGCGACGATGCATTTTGATGATTCGCTTCTCAAGCTCGGCGTCAACGTTTTCGAAAACATGGTGCTGCGTCATCTCGGCTGA
- a CDS encoding nitrous oxide-stimulated promoter family protein produces the protein MSRLKDIPRLREEAETIRVMTGEYCAHFHGTDGKNLCPACREFLAYALKRLACCPYGGEKPVCGKCKIHCYKPAERETARSIMRWAGPRLMWTHPKMAFIHLLDLRREAPEKPRNKAAKS, from the coding sequence ATGTCGCGCTTGAAAGACATCCCGAGACTTCGCGAGGAAGCGGAAACCATCCGCGTCATGACGGGCGAATACTGCGCACACTTTCACGGCACGGACGGGAAGAACCTCTGCCCGGCGTGCAGGGAATTTCTTGCCTACGCCCTCAAGCGCCTCGCCTGCTGCCCCTACGGCGGCGAAAAACCCGTCTGCGGGAAATGCAAAATCCATTGCTATAAGCCAGCGGAGCGCGAAACCGCGAGAAGCATCATGCGCTGGGCAGGCCCGCGCCTCATGTGGACGCATCCGAAGATGGCCTTCATTCACCTTCTGGATCTGAGGCGGGAAGCCCCGGAAAAGCCCCGCAACAAGGCGGCCAAGTCCTGA
- a CDS encoding amidohydrolase family protein codes for MSTTDNAPLTIRDMIEPAIKAAGGWVNTHAHADRAYTLSPDVLEMRRTCTLQQKWDALDRLKRESTEEDFYRRFSIFFENQIAQGVTALATFVDIDPQSEDRAIKAGIRAREHYKDQLTVKFANQTLKGVIHPEARKWFDIGAELVDIIGALPKRDERDYGKGDEAFDIILSTAKRLNKMVHVHVDQFNESLEYETEQLCEKTIEHGMEGRVVAIHGISIGAHSKAYRQRLYALMKKAGVMMIACPTAWIDTPRSEELVPMHNSMTPVDELVPAGITVALGTDNVCDAMVPWNAGDMWHEMTTLATGCRFDYFDELVKIATVNGRKVIGID; via the coding sequence ATGTCCACGACTGACAACGCCCCTCTGACGATCCGCGACATGATCGAGCCCGCGATCAAGGCCGCCGGCGGCTGGGTCAATACCCATGCGCATGCCGACCGCGCCTACACCCTTTCGCCCGACGTGCTTGAAATGCGCCGCACCTGCACGCTGCAGCAGAAATGGGACGCGCTCGACCGCCTGAAGCGCGAATCGACGGAAGAAGATTTCTACCGCCGCTTCTCCATCTTCTTCGAAAATCAGATCGCTCAGGGCGTCACGGCGCTTGCGACCTTCGTCGACATTGACCCGCAGTCCGAAGACCGCGCCATCAAGGCCGGCATCCGCGCCCGCGAACACTACAAGGACCAGCTCACGGTCAAGTTCGCCAACCAGACGCTCAAGGGCGTGATTCATCCGGAAGCCCGCAAGTGGTTCGACATCGGCGCCGAACTCGTGGACATCATCGGTGCGCTTCCGAAGCGCGATGAACGCGACTACGGCAAGGGCGACGAAGCCTTCGACATCATCCTTTCGACGGCCAAGCGCCTCAACAAGATGGTTCACGTGCACGTCGACCAGTTCAACGAATCCCTCGAATACGAAACCGAGCAGCTCTGCGAAAAGACGATCGAGCACGGCATGGAAGGACGCGTCGTCGCCATTCACGGCATCTCGATCGGCGCGCACTCGAAAGCCTACCGCCAGCGTCTCTACGCGCTCATGAAGAAGGCGGGCGTCATGATGATTGCCTGCCCGACCGCCTGGATCGATACGCCGCGCTCCGAAGAGCTCGTTCCGATGCACAACTCCATGACCCCGGTCGACGAACTCGTTCCCGCCGGCATCACGGTTGCGCTCGGCACGGACAATGTCTGCGACGCCATGGTTCCCTGGAATGCCGGCGACATGTGGCACGAAATGACGACCCTTGCCACGGGCTGCCGCTTCGACTACTTCGATGAACTCGTGAAGATCGCTACGGTGAACGGCCGCAAAGTGATCGGCATCGATTAA
- a CDS encoding orotate phosphoribosyltransferase, translated as MYVSPIANDILAGHLINYGAVSFMTDAPMRLKSGLVTPIYVDNRSLTGHPDAWRDIIETTCSRIAQLGLKFDIIAGVEGAGVSHAAALAYRLGKPSIFVRQRAKTYGDHSRVEGTSVKGKRVLIIEDHISTGLSLLSAVEGLKVEGAIVEDCLAITSFGIDETTKLFEKENVTCHELLDFTLVLEKAVEVGKIDDAKKMLLIDWLANPWTWAARNGLTPTGNEN; from the coding sequence ATGTACGTTTCACCCATCGCCAATGACATTCTCGCCGGCCACCTGATCAACTACGGTGCCGTTTCCTTCATGACGGATGCGCCGATGCGCCTCAAGTCGGGCCTCGTCACGCCGATCTACGTCGACAACCGTTCGCTCACGGGCCATCCGGACGCCTGGCGCGACATCATTGAGACCACGTGCTCGCGCATCGCGCAGCTCGGCCTCAAGTTCGACATCATCGCGGGCGTTGAAGGCGCGGGCGTCTCCCACGCCGCCGCGCTTGCCTATCGTCTCGGCAAGCCCTCGATCTTCGTGCGTCAGCGCGCCAAGACCTACGGCGACCACAGCCGCGTTGAAGGCACTTCGGTGAAGGGCAAGCGCGTCCTCATCATCGAAGACCACATCTCCACGGGTCTTTCGCTCCTCTCCGCCGTCGAAGGCCTCAAGGTCGAAGGCGCGATCGTTGAGGACTGCCTTGCGATCACGAGCTTCGGCATCGATGAGACGACGAAGCTCTTCGAGAAGGAAAACGTCACCTGCCACGAACTTCTCGACTTCACGCTCGTGCTCGAGAAGGCCGTTGAAGTGGGCAAGATCGACGACGCGAAGAAGATGCTCCTCATCGACTGGCTTGCGAACCCCTGGACCTGGGCGGCTCGCAACGGCCTCACGCCGACGGGCAATGAAAACTGA
- a CDS encoding response regulator transcription factor yields the protein MKYLIVDDHALITGALSLMLEDRDPEAEVHTAATAREALDLVNREGDADLLILDLSMPDVTGTELMEEIVRMQPMLKILVVSGLADQESIMRVLQLGAAGFVPKSLDTEMLGNAIDFVLKGGVFIPSKLLTESQRVGFFTRTAAHLKSSAEEPVHLTERQKDVLALLAQGAPIKRICRELDLSEGTVKTHVAAIYRAFGASNRTEALLAARRAGFDIDL from the coding sequence ATGAAGTACCTCATCGTTGACGACCACGCCCTCATCACGGGCGCCCTTTCGCTGATGCTTGAAGACCGCGACCCGGAGGCGGAGGTCCACACAGCCGCTACCGCCCGCGAAGCGCTTGATCTCGTGAATCGCGAGGGCGATGCCGATCTCCTCATCCTGGACCTCTCAATGCCGGACGTCACCGGCACGGAACTCATGGAAGAGATCGTCCGCATGCAGCCGATGCTCAAAATCCTGGTCGTTTCGGGGCTCGCCGACCAGGAGAGCATCATGCGCGTGCTTCAGCTCGGCGCCGCCGGTTTTGTGCCGAAGTCGCTCGACACCGAAATGCTCGGAAACGCCATTGACTTCGTGCTGAAGGGAGGCGTCTTCATCCCGTCGAAGCTCCTCACGGAATCCCAGAGGGTCGGGTTCTTCACCCGCACGGCGGCGCACCTGAAGTCGAGCGCTGAAGAGCCCGTGCACCTTACCGAACGCCAGAAGGACGTGCTTGCGCTCCTCGCTCAGGGCGCCCCCATCAAGCGCATCTGCCGCGAACTCGATCTCTCCGAAGGCACCGTGAAGACCCATGTTGCGGCGATCTATCGCGCATTCGGCGCTTCAAACCGCACGGAGGCGCTTCTTGCCGCGAGGCGCGCCGGGTTCGACATTGACCTGTGA
- a CDS encoding hybrid sensor histidine kinase/response regulator: protein MTLASRRSIFDFLRAFMSLPTSRSITARTLVKLFLTSLKLYPVALAAQFIGMAGIAAAFWSTEAPRSGLIVWAVFGLLQLWISLAFVRSFWRDPRKAERVRLWIRRWTILASSAGLIWGGAGAALMLPQSGIYQVVVVAVIVAVTFASWPVYSCWMPSLTAFTLLSLAPVTVSVAAQYGISQTIMALILLVVTGFVLYSGRRLNEMMLSAILNDDQNERLVQRLKVEVSRSEAARRKTQQESERRAQFFAAANHDLRQPLQAMGIFLDILKRRATPQTAPVIEQITRTSSSISTLVEQVLEVTRMEFGRLELHPEAISIPELFSDIEREFGPVARQKGLRLRVRPISATVTTDRLMLRRALQNLITNAIRYTEKPGAEVVVAARRIGRSRVTLGVYDAGPGLTAEEKRRIFETFYRGAAGKRNPGDGFGLGLSIVKGICRQLGIDLSIGSHPGRGSVFRLGLNLDESEQVKYLEKATPPSELIERLEGAALLLEDNPFVKEALCAKLASWGAEVIAAEAWADDLLERVKDLRARRGRLILLSDYNLGDGEVTGLAAAGLLEAGLGAEIPTVLLTAVARDLIEADYRERKQSGKPVPKGMPVILQKPASDVALNAAIARAAASVEPAAISVARAEEAQPDAPGA from the coding sequence ATGACGCTCGCTTCGCGCCGATCGATCTTCGACTTTCTCAGGGCATTCATGAGCCTGCCGACCTCGCGCAGCATTACCGCTCGCACGCTCGTGAAGCTCTTTCTCACATCGCTCAAGCTCTATCCGGTAGCGCTTGCCGCTCAGTTCATCGGCATGGCGGGCATCGCCGCCGCCTTCTGGTCGACCGAGGCGCCGAGATCGGGGCTGATCGTCTGGGCGGTTTTCGGGCTGCTGCAGCTCTGGATTTCGCTCGCTTTCGTGCGCTCCTTCTGGCGGGATCCGAGAAAAGCGGAACGCGTTCGGCTCTGGATCCGACGGTGGACGATTCTTGCTTCGAGCGCTGGACTGATCTGGGGCGGCGCAGGCGCAGCATTGATGCTCCCTCAGTCCGGGATCTATCAGGTGGTTGTGGTGGCGGTGATCGTTGCCGTTACTTTTGCGAGCTGGCCCGTCTATTCCTGCTGGATGCCGTCGCTAACCGCCTTCACGCTCCTGTCGCTCGCGCCCGTGACGGTTTCCGTTGCCGCCCAGTACGGCATTTCGCAGACCATCATGGCGCTCATTCTCCTTGTCGTCACGGGGTTCGTGCTCTATTCCGGGCGCAGGCTCAACGAGATGATGCTCTCGGCCATTCTGAACGACGACCAGAACGAGCGGCTCGTGCAGCGGCTCAAGGTCGAAGTTTCGCGCTCTGAAGCCGCGCGCCGGAAAACGCAGCAGGAAAGCGAGCGGCGCGCGCAGTTCTTTGCTGCCGCGAATCATGACCTGAGGCAGCCCCTGCAGGCGATGGGGATTTTTCTCGACATCCTCAAGCGCCGGGCGACGCCTCAGACGGCGCCCGTGATCGAGCAGATCACAAGAACCTCAAGTTCGATCTCGACCCTGGTCGAGCAGGTTCTGGAAGTGACGCGCATGGAGTTCGGGCGCCTTGAGCTGCACCCGGAAGCCATTTCCATTCCGGAGCTTTTTTCCGATATTGAGCGCGAATTCGGGCCGGTTGCGCGACAGAAAGGCCTGAGGCTTCGCGTTCGGCCGATATCGGCGACCGTTACCACGGACCGGCTCATGCTTCGCCGGGCATTGCAGAATCTGATCACGAATGCCATCCGCTATACCGAGAAGCCCGGAGCCGAAGTGGTGGTGGCTGCGCGCCGGATCGGGCGCTCGCGCGTGACGCTCGGCGTCTACGACGCAGGACCGGGTCTGACGGCGGAAGAAAAGAGGCGGATATTTGAAACCTTCTACCGCGGGGCCGCCGGGAAGCGCAATCCCGGCGACGGCTTTGGGCTCGGCCTCTCCATTGTGAAGGGCATCTGCCGGCAGCTCGGCATTGATCTCTCGATCGGCTCGCACCCGGGGCGGGGGAGCGTTTTCCGGCTCGGCCTCAATCTCGACGAGAGCGAGCAGGTGAAGTACCTTGAGAAAGCCACGCCGCCGAGCGAATTGATCGAGCGGCTTGAGGGTGCAGCGCTTCTTCTCGAGGACAATCCCTTCGTCAAGGAAGCGCTCTGCGCCAAGCTCGCGAGCTGGGGTGCGGAAGTGATTGCCGCGGAAGCGTGGGCGGACGACCTCCTTGAGCGGGTGAAGGATCTGCGTGCCCGCAGGGGACGGCTGATTCTCCTTTCCGACTACAACCTCGGAGACGGCGAGGTGACGGGACTGGCTGCGGCCGGCCTTCTTGAGGCCGGCCTCGGCGCGGAAATACCGACGGTTCTTCTTACTGCCGTGGCGCGAGATCTGATTGAAGCCGATTATCGGGAGAGAAAGCAGTCGGGAAAGCCGGTTCCGAAAGGAATGCCCGTCATCCTTCAGAAGCCCGCATCCGATGTCGCGCTGAATGCCGCGATTGCGCGCGCTGCCGCAAGCGTTGAACCCGCTGCAATTTCAGTTGCGCGTGCTGAGGAAGCTCAGCCGGACGCTCCGGGAGCGTAA
- a CDS encoding S66 peptidase family protein, whose product MTKQADSGALKPFEPPRRVIIPAPSYQVLTRGGEIDHERREKAIASIESLGMIPTLMGGVFEQTARFAGTDEVRARDFETALLSTDADLVMPLRGGYGMTQVLHLLDWDKIASARVPAVGFSDFTAFNLALLAKTGRFSWQGPMLMSFANPDPFMVERFRVVFGENPGPLVWEADPALLGGGSAKFRAVGTLWGGNLCLIESLLGTPWFPERETEGGILFLEDVGEAAYRVERMLLTLLEAGILHKQKAILLGAFTNADDAVRFEGDQTLARTLSYIRSRLPQSIPMATGLPFGHIERKATLPVGLPAEFVLEGSSAALTWSMPS is encoded by the coding sequence ATGACGAAGCAAGCAGATTCCGGCGCTTTGAAGCCTTTTGAGCCTCCCCGCCGCGTGATCATCCCGGCGCCTTCCTACCAGGTCCTCACGCGAGGGGGAGAGATCGATCATGAACGGCGCGAAAAGGCCATTGCCTCCATCGAATCGCTCGGCATGATTCCGACCCTCATGGGGGGCGTTTTCGAGCAGACGGCGCGCTTTGCCGGAACGGACGAAGTCCGCGCGCGCGATTTCGAGACGGCGCTTCTATCGACGGATGCCGACCTCGTGATGCCGCTTCGCGGCGGCTACGGCATGACGCAAGTGCTTCACCTTCTCGACTGGGACAAAATCGCTTCAGCCCGGGTGCCCGCAGTGGGTTTTTCCGACTTTACAGCCTTCAATCTTGCGCTTCTTGCGAAGACCGGGCGCTTTTCCTGGCAGGGGCCGATGCTGATGAGCTTTGCGAATCCCGATCCCTTTATGGTGGAGCGCTTCCGCGTCGTTTTTGGCGAAAATCCCGGTCCGCTCGTTTGGGAAGCTGATCCCGCCCTGCTTGGCGGAGGAAGCGCGAAGTTCCGCGCGGTCGGCACGCTCTGGGGCGGCAATCTCTGCCTCATTGAGAGTCTTCTCGGCACGCCCTGGTTCCCGGAGCGGGAAACAGAGGGCGGCATCCTCTTTCTCGAAGACGTGGGCGAAGCGGCTTATCGCGTTGAACGAATGCTCCTCACGCTCCTTGAGGCCGGGATTCTCCATAAGCAGAAGGCGATACTTCTGGGCGCCTTTACGAATGCGGACGACGCCGTGCGCTTCGAGGGCGACCAGACGCTGGCGCGCACGCTGAGCTATATCCGCTCGCGGCTCCCGCAGAGCATTCCGATGGCGACGGGGCTCCCCTTCGGTCATATTGAGAGAAAGGCGACGCTCCCCGTGGGGCTTCCGGCGGAATTCGTGCTCGAAGGCTCAAGTGCCGCGCTCACCTGGAGCATGCCGTCATGA
- the tadA gene encoding tRNA adenosine(34) deaminase TadA — MYVLFNPDFSISDIERFTELSIRRGIPLSSLIAADPKDRRIVAGAALLGEVGKNPSIGSLLESLKNFLSGPGDWLKASPQELLDAAKAEGFVEAQDGAANIRLEPRPGVTAARLLDDLEAARVILEERRARMKETLQKKNREANAPKRPSGNPEEDVRFMKLALEEARKAAEAGEIPVGAVVVEDGRVLGKGGNETLRTGDPTAHAEVLALRRAASAAGNHRLTQTTLYVTLEPCPMCAGAISEARCARIVYGAGDPRRGALAGAFRLFDIPGVNHRPVIEGGVLGEEGEALMRDFFARRRKEKTQS; from the coding sequence ATGTACGTGCTCTTCAATCCCGATTTTTCCATCAGCGACATTGAACGCTTTACGGAGCTCTCGATCCGCCGGGGAATTCCTCTGAGCTCCCTCATTGCAGCAGACCCCAAAGACCGCCGAATCGTCGCCGGTGCGGCGCTTCTGGGAGAGGTCGGAAAAAATCCTTCCATCGGGTCTCTTCTCGAGTCTCTGAAGAACTTCCTTTCGGGCCCGGGCGACTGGCTTAAGGCCTCCCCTCAAGAGCTGCTCGATGCCGCGAAGGCGGAAGGGTTCGTTGAAGCGCAGGACGGCGCCGCCAACATCCGGCTCGAGCCGCGCCCGGGCGTCACCGCTGCGAGACTTCTCGACGACCTTGAAGCCGCGCGCGTGATTCTCGAAGAGCGCCGCGCACGGATGAAGGAAACCCTGCAGAAGAAGAACCGCGAGGCGAATGCGCCGAAGCGCCCCTCCGGGAATCCCGAGGAAGACGTCCGCTTTATGAAGCTCGCGCTCGAAGAGGCCCGCAAGGCCGCAGAAGCGGGCGAAATCCCGGTGGGTGCGGTTGTGGTTGAGGACGGCCGCGTCCTTGGAAAAGGCGGCAACGAAACGCTCAGAACGGGCGACCCGACAGCACACGCCGAGGTGCTGGCCTTAAGGCGCGCGGCTTCTGCCGCAGGCAATCACCGGCTCACGCAGACGACGCTCTACGTGACCTTGGAACCCTGTCCCATGTGCGCGGGAGCAATCTCTGAAGCCCGGTGCGCGAGGATCGTTTATGGCGCCGGAGACCCGCGCCGGGGAGCGCTTGCCGGCGCCTTCCGGCTCTTTGACATTCCGGGCGTCAATCACCGTCCCGTGATTGAAGGCGGCGTCCTCGGCGAGGAAGGCGAAGCGCTCATGCGGGACTTTTTTGCCCGCAGAAGAAAGGAGAAAACCCAGTCATGA
- a CDS encoding helix-turn-helix transcriptional regulator: MAGRGKSPKGRGQSQKLQHPGEVLAQILEDTELSAAAGWFGLSRDAFLAVLEGKAPMTREMAVTAGTIFGTGSAPWIEMQAAWDEAHKAPEDPGAGS, translated from the coding sequence ATGGCCGGTCGAGGAAAATCGCCCAAAGGGCGCGGGCAATCTCAGAAGCTCCAGCATCCGGGCGAAGTGCTCGCCCAGATTCTGGAGGATACGGAGCTCTCTGCCGCCGCCGGCTGGTTTGGTCTCTCAAGGGACGCCTTCCTCGCGGTTCTCGAAGGGAAGGCCCCCATGACGCGAGAAATGGCGGTGACGGCCGGGACCATTTTCGGCACCGGATCGGCACCCTGGATCGAAATGCAGGCCGCCTGGGACGAAGCGCATAAGGCGCCGGAAGATCCCGGCGCCGGTTCCTGA